A single window of Aythya fuligula isolate bAytFul2 chromosome Z, bAytFul2.pri, whole genome shotgun sequence DNA harbors:
- the TARS1 gene encoding threonine--tRNA ligase 1, cytoplasmic, with protein sequence MAGADGQVNAGGENKADCGKKKAKEGAGDEGRAELNPWPAFINERLEMYNKLKAEHDALLAERAANDSKPIKVTLPDGKQVDAESWKTTPYQIACGISQGLADNTVIAKVNKVVWDLDRPLEEDCTLELLKFEDEEAQAVYWHSSAHIMGEAMERIYGGCLCYGPPIENGFYYDMFLEEGGVSSNDFSALETLCKKIMKEKQAFERLEVKKETLLEMFKYNKFKCRILNEKVNTPTTTVYRCGPLIDLCRGPHVRHTGKIKTIKIHKNSSTYWEGKADMESLQRIYGISFPDAKMLKEWEKFQEEAKSRDHRKIGRDQELFFFHELSPGSCFFLPKGAYIYNTLIEFIRSEYRKRGFQEVVTPNIFNSKLWMTSGHWQHYSDNMFSFEVEKEIFALKPMNCPGHCLMFDHRPRSWRELPLRLADFGVLHRNELSGALTGLTRVRRFQQDDAHIFCAMEQIEEEIKSCLQFLRSVYDVFGFSFKLNLSTRPEKYLGDIKVWNEAEKQLENSLNDFGEKWELNPGDGAFYGPKIDIQIKDAIGRYHQCATIQLDFQLPVRFNLTFVSHDGNDKTRPVIIHRAILGSVERMIAILTENYGGKWPLWLSPQQVMVVPVGPTCDEYAQKVRQQFHDAGLMADIDVDPGCTLNKKIRNAQLAQYNFILVVGEKEKASGTVNIRTRDNKVHGERTIAETVERLLELKRSRSKQAEEEF encoded by the exons ATGGCAGGGGCTGATGGCCAG GTAAATGCTGGGGGTGAAAACAAGGCAGACTGCGGGAAGAAGAAAGCGAAGGAAGGGGCCGGCGATGAAGGGCGCGCGGAG CTAAATCCCTGGCCTGCATTTATCAATGAGCGTTTAGAGATGTACAATAAACTTAAAGCTGAACATGATGCACTCCTGGCAGAAAGAGCTGCTAATGACAGTAAACCCATTAAAGTTACATTACCTGATGGCAAGCAGGTTGATGCTGAGTCCTGGAAGACAACTCCTTACCAAATTGCTTGTGGAATTAG CCAGGGCTTAGCTGACAACACTGTTATTGCTAAAGTGAACAAGGTGGTTTGGGATCTAGACCGTCCTCTGGAGGAGGACTGTACCCTGGAGCTGCTCAAGTTTGAAGATGAAGAGGCACAAGCA GTGTACTGGCACTCAAGTGCTCACATAATGGGTGAAGCTATGGAGCGAATCTACGGTGGATGTTTGTGCTATGGTCCACCAatagaaaatggattttattaCGACATGTTCCTTGAGGAAGG GGGTGTATCAAGTAATGATTTCTCTGCTTTGGAAACATTATGCAAAAAGAtcatgaaggaaaagcaagccTTTGAAAGACTGGAAGTTAAGAAGGAAACACTACTTGAAATGTTCAAG tataACAAATTTAAGTGTCGCATCCTGAATGAGAAGGTCAATACTCCAACTACAACAGTATACAG GTGTGGCCCCTTGATAGATTTATGCAGAGGGCCTCATGTCAGACATACTGGCAAGATAAAGACCATAAAAATTCATAAG AACTCCTCTACCTATTGGGAAGGCAAGGCTGATATGGAATCACTCCAGCGCATCTATGGAATTTCATTCCCAGATGCAAAAATGCTGAAGGAGTGGGAGAAGTTCCAGGAAGAGGCTAAAAGCAGAGATCACAGAAAAATTGGGCGG gaccaagaattgtttttctttcatgaactCAGCCCTGGTAgttgttttttcctgccaaaAGGAGCTTACATTTATAACACATTAATTGAGTTCATCCGG AGTGAGTATCGAAAACGTGGATTCCAGGAGGTTGTCACTCCAAATATTTTCAACAGCAAACTATGGATGACTTCAGGGCACTGGCAGCATTACAGTGACaacatgttttcctttgaagtagAGAAAGAAATCTTTGCTCTGAAGCCTATGAACTGTCCAGGACACTG CCTTATGTTTGATCATCGTCCAAGATCATGGCGTGAGCTGCCATTACGGTTGGCAGATTTTGGCGTTCTGCATCGCAACGAACTGTCAGGAGCTCTCACAGGACTCACTCGAGTACGTCGGTTCCAGCAGGATGATGCTCACATATTCTGTGCTATGGAACAG ATTGAAGAGGAGATAAAGAGCTGTCTGCAGTTCTTGCGTTCCGTGTATGATGTCTTCGGATTTTCCTTTAAACTGAATCTCTCCACTCGTCCTGAAAAGTACCTGGGAGATATCAAAGTGTGGAATGAAGCTGAAAag CAACTGGAAAACAGCCTGAATGACTTCGGTGAGAAGTGGGAGTTGAACCCTGGCGATGGAGCTTTCTATGGACCTAAG ATTGACATTCAGATTAAAGATGCCATCGGCCGCTACCACCAATGTGCTACAATCCAGCTAGACTTCCAGCTGCCGGTCAGATTTAACCTCACCTTTGTCAG CCATGATGGTAATGACAAGACAAGACCGGTTATCATTCACCGGGCTATCCTGGGATCTGTGGAGAGAATGATCGCCATTCTAACTGAAAACTATGGAGGCAAATG GCCACTCTGGCTGTCCCCACAGCAGGTAATGGTGGTACCAGTAGGACCAACGTGTGATGAATATGCTCAAAAG GTCAGACAGCAATTCCATGATGCTGGATTAATGGCAGATATCGATGTAGATCCTGGGTGCACACTGAACAAGAAGATCCGAAATGCTCAGCTTGCACAGTATAACTTCATTCTGG TTGTTGGTGAGAAGGAGAAGGCCAGCGGAACAGTTAACATCCGTACCAGAGATAACAAGGTTCATGGTGAGCGTACAATTGCTGAAACGGTGGAGCGACTGCTGGAACTGAAACGTTCTCGATCCAAACAAGCTGAAGAGGAATTTTAA